The following is a genomic window from Geobacillus subterraneus.
GTCCCGACACCGAACGTCTCGCTTGTCGATTTGGTCGTCGACGTTAAGCGGGATGTGACGATTGATGAAGTGAACGAGGCGCTGCTTCGCGCGGCCAACGGTCCGTTGAAGGGCATTTTAGATTTTACGATGGAACCGCTTGTGTCGATTGATTTCAACACGAATCCGCATTCAGCGATCATTGACGGTTTGTCGACGATGGTCATCGACGGACGGAAGGTGAAAGTGCTCGCTTGGTACGATAACGAATGGGGCTATTCGTGCCGCGTTGTTGACTTGGCCCGTCTTGTCGCCGCCAAAATGAATGAGCGTCTGCACGTCAATGCGTAATGACTCCGCCGGCCATCCGCCGGCTTATTTCATCATCCCGAACCGGGAAAAGCCCCGCTTCTTGGCGTGACTGTAGGCAGGAGAGCGTACCGCGGCCAGTTGCCTGAAAGTGCACCGCAAGGCCCATCCGATCCGCTTTTGAAAGCGCCCCGGCCGACGTCGATCGGCTTGGGCGTTTTTTCCTTTTCTTATGTAAAAAAAATTAAAAAAGCCTGTTGCAAAAACCCCCTAAACAAAGTATACTATGTTTCGTGAACTTCTTAAGGGCAAAGGTAATGTGACTACTTAAAGGGTTAGGACCTCTTAGGACTAACTTTCCCCCGTGGTAGTTATACATGCCATTTTGCAAACGACAATCTGTTTTTTTATTTGAGAAAATTGGTTCAAAGGGGGATTCTTTGCATGGATACGATGGGTCGTCACGTTATCTCGGAACTTTGGGGATGCGACTTTGACAAACTGAATGATATCGATTTTATTGAAAAAACGTTCGTCGACGCCGCATTAAAGTCAGGGGCGGAAATTCGCGAAGTCGCGTTCCATAAATTCGCTCCACAAGGCGTAAGCGGAGTCGTCATTATTTCAGAATCGCATTTAACGATTCACACGTTCCCCGAACATGGCTATGCGAGCATTGATGTGTATACATGCGGCCATTTAGACCCGACGATTGCCGCTGACTACATCGCGGAAAAGCTCGGCGCGCAAACGCGGGAAACGATCGAACTTCCGCGCGGCATGCGTCCAATCGAAGTGAAAAAGGCGCACGCGCTGTAATTGGATAATGATAAACCGAAAGGAGCGTAAGCGGAACGCTCCTTTTTTTGCGCCCTCGGCGGTGCAACAGCGGTGAAAATCATGGTATGATGGAAGAAAAAGAACGACTAGGGAGACGTGGCTATGAGCGTGTGGAAAAAGTTGAAGTATGCGTTGACAAACCATTGCGAAACGCGGGAAACCCATGAAGACCCCGAGCTGCGAAGCCATTATTATAAGGCGACGAACCGCGCTGTCATCGATGCGGTCAAGGAGCTGCTCTCGTCGCTGCCCGGCGCCGAGCTCGTTTCTGTTTCCGAAGAGCGCGGCGAAATTTGTGCGCAAACAAAGCGCGGCAAAAAGTTGTTCATCGTCGCTACCGTCATTTCCGTGCGGCCGTTTGAAACGGCGGTCGATTTTTCCGTGACGACGGAGACGAAGCTGTTGCCGTTTGATTTCGGCCGCAGCCGGGCGGTGATCCTTGAGCTGTACCGGAAGCTTGATGCTCGCCTGCCATATATCGGCTCCGGGTTAAACAGCTAAGTATGGCTTGTCTGCTTCCCGCCATTCCGGTATGATAGAAAATAAGAAGACAAACGGAGTGAATGTTATGCGATGTCCGTCATGCCATCATCAAGGCACGCGCGTGCTTGATTCGCGTCCGGCCGAGGAAGGCCGTTCGATCCGCCGCCGGCGGGAGTGCGAACAATGCCATTACCGGTTTACGACGTTTGAGCGGATCGAGGAGCCGCCGCTCATTGTCGTGAAAAAAGAGGGAACGCGAGAGGAATTCAGCCGGGAAAAAATTTTGCGCGGCTTGATTAAAGCGTGCGAAAAACGGCCGGTGGCGCTCGAGGAACTGGAAAAAGTGACGCAAGAAATCGAGCGTGAGCTGCGCAACCAAGGTGTATCGGAAGTGAAAAGCGAAACGATCGGCGAAATGGTCATGGAGCGGCTGTCGCGCATCGATGAAGTGGCCTATGTGCGCTTCGCTTCCGTCTATCGGCAGTTTAAAGACATTAATGTGTTTATCGAAGAACTAAAAGAGCTGATTAAAAAAGGACAGCGGTAAAAGGGCTTTGGCGTTAGGCGGCAAGCCCTTTTTTCAACGGTTTTTCGGGCAGGAAAGGAGAGAGACGGGTTGAAACAACTACGGCGGAATGGAAGGTCGGGACGATGGAACACCATTGGAAAGAACTGATTGCCGTCGACCGGTACACGGTGCAAAGCCGCGGAATCGTGCATGATGTGGATCGGAAAGTGTTGACGATGCTCTATCAGCCGCTCATTGGCTATCGCGCGCTCGCGCTTTATATGACGCTTTGGGGGGAGCTTGAGCTGCTCGGCGGACGGGAAGCGACCCATCACCGGCTAATGGCGCTGATGCAATGCGGGCTGCCGGACATTTACAGCGAACGGCTGAAGCTTGAAGGAATCGGACTGTTGAATACATATGTCCGCGCTTTGGAAACGGAAGAGACGAAACAGTTTCTTTACGAGCTGCGTCCGCCGTTGGCGCCTGATCAGTTTTTCCGCGACGAAATGCTCAGTGTCTTTTTGTATCGGCAAGTCGGCCGCCATTTGTTTGCTCGACTGAACGAGTTTTTTGCCCGCCCCTCGGTCGACGAGACGAAGTTTACCCGGGTGACGCGCTCGTTTTCCGATGTTTTTTCATCCGTCCAAGCGGAGCAAATCGTCGCCGGTTTCGGCGAAGAAGCGAGACATGAACTCGAGCCGCCGGACGGGAAGGTGCACATCGGACGGGATGAGGCAGCGTATGCGCTCGATGACGGCGTGTTTGATTTTGATCTGTTTTTTGCCGGATTATCGAAACAGATGGTGCCGCGCCGGGCGGTGACGGCGAAAGTGAGAGAGGCGATCAAAAGGCTGGCCTTTTTATACGGCATTCCGCCGCTTGAAATGCAAAAAATCGTCCTTGGCGTCATCGATCCGGCGTACCATATCGATATTGATGCGCTGCGCCAGGCGGCGCGCGAATGGTATGAGCTTGAGCATGGGGGCGCCGCGCCGCGGCTTGTCGAACGGGTGCAGCCGCTCGCCCACCGGACGATGGAGAGCGTCGAACCGCGCACGAAGGAAGAGCTGTTAATGAAGCAGCTCGAAACGATTTCCCCGCGCCAGCTGCTGAAAGAAATTGCCGGCGGTGCGGAACCGTCGCTGGGCGATTTGCAGCTGATTGAAGACATTATGTTTCAGCAACAGCTCCTCCCCGGTGTCGTCAACGTATTGATTTATTACGTGATGCTGCGGACGAATATGAAACTATCAAAAAAATATGTCGAAAAAATTGCCAGCCATTGGGCGCGCAAAAAAGTGCGGACGGTCAAAGAAGCGATGGAGCTGGCCAAAGAGGAAGCAAAGACATACCAAAATTGGGCGAATGAGAAGGAAAAAGGAACACGGACTGTGCGCAAGGTTGTGCGTACAGAAATCGTTCCCGATTGGCTGAAGATGGATTACAGCCAACCGGACGACGACGACTTTGATGTGGAACAGGCGCGCAAAGAGCTTGAAGAACGGCTGAAAAAATATCGTGATGGATCGTAGGTGTAAAAGTGATGGAACGAGTAAACCACTTGTTGCAGCGGCTGCTTGGCAACCAAGGGTTTAAGCAGCGTTACGAACAAATGAGGCGCTATATTTTGACACATCCGGACGTGCAGCCGTTTTTGCGGGCGCACGAGCAGCGGCTGTCAGACGATATGGTTGACCGCAGTTTGATGAAGCTGTATGAATTTATCGAGCAAAGCCGGCACTGCCGCCAATGCCCGGGGCTTGAGCAATGCCCGAACATGCTGCCGGGGTACCACCCGAACTTGGTGATCGTCGGCGGGCGGATTGACACCGAGTATGACCGCTGTCCCAAAAAAGTGCAAGACGACGAGCGGAGGCAGCAGGAATCGCTGATTCAAAGCATGTTTGTCCCGCGGGAAATTTTAAACGCCTCACTGTCTGACCTTGACCTTAGCGATGACGGGCGGATTAAAGCGATCAAGTTCGCCGAGAAGTTTGTGACAGAATACAAACCGGGAAAAAAAATGAAAGGGTTATATTTGCACGGATCGTTTGGCGTCGGCAAAACGTATTTGCTTGGGGCGATCGCCAATGAGCTCGCCAAGCGAAACATTCCGTCGCTCATTGTCTATGTGCCGGAGCTGTTTCGTGAGCTGAAACATTCGCTTCAAGACCAGACGATGAACGAAAAGCTCGATTACGTGAAAAAAGTGCCTATTTTGATGCTCGATGATCTCGGCGCTGAGGCGATGTCAAGCTGGGTGCGCGACGATGTGCTCGGCCCGATTTTGCAATACCGGATGTTTGAAAACTTGCCGACCTTTTTTACGTCCAACTTTGATCTGCAGCAGCTTGCCCATCATTTAACGTATTCGCAGCGCGGCGAGGAGGAGAAGGTGAAGGCGGCGCGCATCATGGAACGGATTCGCTACTTGGCGTACCCGATTGAACTGACCGGGCCAAACCGCCGCGAGCAAAACGGCTAATCGACGCGCCGCATTCTCGCAACCCTTGTCCGCTCTTTGCCATCGGCTCCTGAAAACAGGGCGCCGATTTTTTTGTCTGGCCGCGCTTAGGTGAAACGACGCTAAGCTTTGCGCTTTTTTTAGTCTAAACGGCCGGTTGTCCCCATATATATAAACCAAGCATTGATCTCGGACGAAGGGGGGACAGCGGGTGATCGAAATCCATTTTGACGAGGCAAGCGAGGCGGAGAAATTGTTTTGGCTGCTGAATGAACGGAAACGGGATGCGTGTCCGCTGTTTCACGCCGCCTATGACGGAAACAACACCGTGGCGGTTTACATACATGGTGAGGAGAAGCACGTGCTTGAGAGGCATATCATACCGGCCATGACGGCGTTTGTGCAGGAAATGGTGGAAGATCGGCTGCTTTTATCGATCATCTCTGACGTCTTTTATTTCCGTGATGTGGAAGAACAGCAGCAAATTTTAGCGCTCGCCCATTCGTTTTTGGACGGCGAGCGGCGCGACTACCGGAAAGGGGCGGCGTTTGCCGCTTCGCGCGCGGCTCTTGTGCGCGGCGCGTTCGCTTCCTTTTTGCGCGATGGGCTGTCGTTTTCGTTTTCTTCCTTTGTCACGTTTCGGTTAAAGCCGTATATGGAGCGCCTCCAACATTACGTCGAGCTGGCGATTGACGAATACAAACTGGAGCAGGAATACCAAACCTTTGTGCAAATGCTGCGCGACTGTCTTGCCTCCCGGACGCCGAAATGGACGCGCCTCTATTTAGTGCACGATCCGCCGCGCTTTTTGTTTTATGACAGCGACCGACGCGAATTGTCAACGGCTGAAGTGAAGCAAATGATTGACCGCCACCTCGTCTTCAGCCAGCCGATGTACATCGATTCTTCCGTGCTGGCGCCGCTTGTTTCGCTTGCCCCGGCTGAAATCGAGCTGTACACGGACCACCCGGATGACGGCATGGTGCAGACGATGCAAAACGTGTTCCAAGAGCGGCTTCGCCTCCGGCGGCGCGCCGATTTTCTCCGCCCGTCTCCCGCCAGCGCGGGAAAGCGGGAAGAATCTTGATTTTTCCTGTTGTTTTCGCTATAATGACGTCATGAAAATGAATGAACACAAGCGATGATGAGGACATGGGCGCATTTTTACGGTTTCCAGAGAGGGAAGGCAGCGGCTGGAACCTTCCTAACACGAAAAATGTGCTTACCCCCTCAGAGCTGCGGCAGCGAACGCAACGCCCAGTAGTTGCCGCCGGCGGACGGCCGTTATCGGTGTTGAGCCATGGCGTTGGTTTGCCATGGGAAGAAGGGTGGAACCACGACGAAAACTCGTCCCTTTTTGAGGGAGGAGTTTTTTTATTTTGACATCAATGCAAAGGAGTGAACTTCATGCCAGACGTCATTCGCATTACGTTCCCGGACGGAGCGCAAAAGGAGTTTCCAAGCGGAACGTCAACCGAAGACATCGCCGCCTCGATCAGCCCGGGGCTGAAGAAAAAAGCGGTCGCCGGAAAATGGAACGGCCGATTCGTCGATTTGCGCACGCCGCTTCACGAAGACGGCGAGCTCGTGATTATTACCCAAGACATGCCTGAGGCGCTTGACATTTTGCGCCATAGCACCGCCCATTTAATGGCGCAGGCCATCAAGCGGCTGTATGACAACGTTAAGCTTGGCGTCGGCCCGGTCATTGAAAACGGCTTCTACTATGATATTGATATGGAGCATAAGCTGACGCCGGATGATTTGCCGAAAATTGAGGCGGAAATGCGCAACATTGTCAAAGAAAATCTCGACATCGTCCGCAAAGAAGTGAGCCGCGATGAGGCCATTCGCCTGTATGACGAAATCGGCGACGACTTGAAACTCGAGTTGATCCGCGACATTCCGGAAGGTGAGACGATTTCCATCTACGAGCAAGGCGAGTTTTTCGATCTTTGCCGCGGCGTGCACGTGCCGTCGACCGGGAAAATCAAAGAGTTTAAGCTCCTTAGCATCTCGGGCGCGTACTGGCGCGGCGACAGCAACAACAAAATGCTGCAGCGCATTTACGGCACGGCGTTTTTCAAAAAAGAAGAGTTGGATCATTATTTGCACTTGCTTGAAGAGGCGAAAGAGCGTGACCATCGCAAGCTTGGCAAAGAGCTCGAGCTGTTTACGACATCGCAAAAAGTCGGACAAGGGCTGCCGCTTTGGCTGCCGAAAGGGGCGACGATCCGCCGCCTGATCGAACGGTACATCGTCGATAAAGAAATCGCCCTTGGCTACGACCACGTATATACGCCGGTGCTCGGCAGCGTCGAGCTGTATAAGACGTCAGGCCACTGGGACCATTATAAAGAAAACATGTTCCCGCCGATGGAAATGGATAACGAACAGCTTGTGCTGCGGCCGATGAACTGTCCGCACCATATGATGATTTATAAAAGCAAGCTTCATAGCTACCGCGAGCTGCCGATCCGCATCGCCGAGCTCGGCACGATGCACCGCTACGAAATGTCCGGGGCGCTTACCGGGCTGCAGCGCGTCCGCGGCATGACGCTCAATGACGCCCATATTTTCGTGCGTCCGGACCAAATTAAAGATGAGTTTAAGCGCGTCGTCAATTTGATTTTGGAAGTATACAAAGACTTTGGGCTCGACGAATATTCGTTCCGCCTGTCGTACCGCGACCCGCACGATAAAGAAAAATATTACGATGACGACGAGATGTGGGAAAAGGCGCAACGCATGCTGCGCGAGGCGATGGACGAGCTTGGGCTCGACTACTACGAGGCCGAAGGAGAAGCGGCGTTTTACGGGCCGAAGCTCGATGTGCAAGTGCGCACGGCGCTCGGCAAAGATGAAACGCTCTCGACCGTGCAGCTTGATTTCCTCTTGCCGGAGCGGTTTGACTTAACATACATCGGCGAAGACGGAAAACCGCATCGCCCGGTCGTCATCCACCGCGGCGTTGTTTCCACGATGGAACGGTTTGTCGCCTTCTTGATCGAAGAATACAAAGGCGCGTTTCCGACGTGGCTTGCCCCGGTGCAGGTGGAAGTCATCCCGGTATCGCCGGAAGCCCATCTCGATTATGCATATGAAGTAAAACAAGCGCTGCAGGCGAACGGCTTCCGTGTCGAAGTCGACGAACGTGATGAAAAAATCGGTTATAAAATCCGCGAAGCACAAATGCAAAAAATTCCGTATATGCTCGTCGTTGGCGACAAAGAAGCGGCCGAGCGGGCGGTCAACGTCCGCCGCTACGGCGAAAAAGAAAGCCGGACGGTCGCGCTTGATGAATTTATTGCTATGCTGGAAGAAGATGTGCGGCAAAAACAGGCGAAGGAACGATGAACTAACAGCGGCCCGCAGGCGGCATGCCCGCTTGCCGGGCCGCGTTTGTTTCATGGCGGACGGCTGCGCTGTACCAGAAACAGAGGAGAGAAGGACGGCAAAACTTTTTTGTAAAAAATCATCAATTTTCTCTTGTCAACGAAATGATGTTTCGCTATAATAAAGGACGTTGTGTTTATCAAGAGTG
Proteins encoded in this region:
- the thrS gene encoding threonine--tRNA ligase, producing MPDVIRITFPDGAQKEFPSGTSTEDIAASISPGLKKKAVAGKWNGRFVDLRTPLHEDGELVIITQDMPEALDILRHSTAHLMAQAIKRLYDNVKLGVGPVIENGFYYDIDMEHKLTPDDLPKIEAEMRNIVKENLDIVRKEVSRDEAIRLYDEIGDDLKLELIRDIPEGETISIYEQGEFFDLCRGVHVPSTGKIKEFKLLSISGAYWRGDSNNKMLQRIYGTAFFKKEELDHYLHLLEEAKERDHRKLGKELELFTTSQKVGQGLPLWLPKGATIRRLIERYIVDKEIALGYDHVYTPVLGSVELYKTSGHWDHYKENMFPPMEMDNEQLVLRPMNCPHHMMIYKSKLHSYRELPIRIAELGTMHRYEMSGALTGLQRVRGMTLNDAHIFVRPDQIKDEFKRVVNLILEVYKDFGLDEYSFRLSYRDPHDKEKYYDDDEMWEKAQRMLREAMDELGLDYYEAEGEAAFYGPKLDVQVRTALGKDETLSTVQLDFLLPERFDLTYIGEDGKPHRPVVIHRGVVSTMERFVAFLIEEYKGAFPTWLAPVQVEVIPVSPEAHLDYAYEVKQALQANGFRVEVDERDEKIGYKIREAQMQKIPYMLVVGDKEAAERAVNVRRYGEKESRTVALDEFIAMLEEDVRQKQAKER
- the ytxC gene encoding putative sporulation protein YtxC translates to MIEIHFDEASEAEKLFWLLNERKRDACPLFHAAYDGNNTVAVYIHGEEKHVLERHIIPAMTAFVQEMVEDRLLLSIISDVFYFRDVEEQQQILALAHSFLDGERRDYRKGAAFAASRAALVRGAFASFLRDGLSFSFSSFVTFRLKPYMERLQHYVELAIDEYKLEQEYQTFVQMLRDCLASRTPKWTRLYLVHDPPRFLFYDSDRRELSTAEVKQMIDRHLVFSQPMYIDSSVLAPLVSLAPAEIELYTDHPDDGMVQTMQNVFQERLRLRRRADFLRPSPASAGKREES
- a CDS encoding replication initiation and membrane attachment family protein, which produces MEHHWKELIAVDRYTVQSRGIVHDVDRKVLTMLYQPLIGYRALALYMTLWGELELLGGREATHHRLMALMQCGLPDIYSERLKLEGIGLLNTYVRALETEETKQFLYELRPPLAPDQFFRDEMLSVFLYRQVGRHLFARLNEFFARPSVDETKFTRVTRSFSDVFSSVQAEQIVAGFGEEARHELEPPDGKVHIGRDEAAYALDDGVFDFDLFFAGLSKQMVPRRAVTAKVREAIKRLAFLYGIPPLEMQKIVLGVIDPAYHIDIDALRQAAREWYELEHGGAAPRLVERVQPLAHRTMESVEPRTKEELLMKQLETISPRQLLKEIAGGAEPSLGDLQLIEDIMFQQQLLPGVVNVLIYYVMLRTNMKLSKKYVEKIASHWARKKVRTVKEAMELAKEEAKTYQNWANEKEKGTRTVRKVVRTEIVPDWLKMDYSQPDDDDFDVEQARKELEERLKKYRDGS
- the dnaI gene encoding primosomal protein DnaI, which codes for MERVNHLLQRLLGNQGFKQRYEQMRRYILTHPDVQPFLRAHEQRLSDDMVDRSLMKLYEFIEQSRHCRQCPGLEQCPNMLPGYHPNLVIVGGRIDTEYDRCPKKVQDDERRQQESLIQSMFVPREILNASLSDLDLSDDGRIKAIKFAEKFVTEYKPGKKMKGLYLHGSFGVGKTYLLGAIANELAKRNIPSLIVYVPELFRELKHSLQDQTMNEKLDYVKKVPILMLDDLGAEAMSSWVRDDVLGPILQYRMFENLPTFFTSNFDLQQLAHHLTYSQRGEEEKVKAARIMERIRYLAYPIELTGPNRREQNG
- the speD gene encoding adenosylmethionine decarboxylase, which codes for MDTMGRHVISELWGCDFDKLNDIDFIEKTFVDAALKSGAEIREVAFHKFAPQGVSGVVIISESHLTIHTFPEHGYASIDVYTCGHLDPTIAADYIAEKLGAQTRETIELPRGMRPIEVKKAHAL
- the nrdR gene encoding transcriptional regulator NrdR; translated protein: MRCPSCHHQGTRVLDSRPAEEGRSIRRRRECEQCHYRFTTFERIEEPPLIVVKKEGTREEFSREKILRGLIKACEKRPVALEELEKVTQEIERELRNQGVSEVKSETIGEMVMERLSRIDEVAYVRFASVYRQFKDINVFIEELKELIKKGQR